One genomic window of Polaromonas sp. SP1 includes the following:
- a CDS encoding response regulator transcription factor — translation MIRIVIADDHSIVREGLKRIVSSIDGMEVSGEAGNGTEVMQRVRELLFDVLVLDLSMPGRSGMELIKLIRAEKPQVRILVLSMHQELQYAVRAIKNGASGYLTKESAPGQLEQAIRKVASGGAFISAEVAEQLALGAMPGSQVVPHESLSNREFEVLQLLVADVSMTDIATRLNLSVKTVSTHKTNLMQKMGLQNQNELIRYALKHGLTEPLEP, via the coding sequence GTGATCAGGATTGTTATCGCCGACGACCATTCCATCGTGCGCGAAGGGCTCAAGCGCATCGTGTCATCCATTGACGGTATGGAAGTCTCCGGTGAAGCCGGCAACGGGACGGAGGTCATGCAGCGGGTGCGCGAACTGCTGTTTGATGTGCTGGTACTCGATCTTTCCATGCCCGGGCGCAGCGGCATGGAACTGATCAAACTGATCCGCGCCGAAAAACCGCAGGTGCGCATCCTGGTGTTGAGCATGCACCAGGAGTTGCAATACGCCGTGCGGGCCATTAAAAACGGCGCCAGCGGCTACCTCACCAAAGAGAGCGCCCCGGGCCAACTGGAGCAGGCGATACGCAAGGTAGCCTCCGGCGGCGCCTTTATCAGCGCTGAAGTTGCCGAGCAACTGGCGCTGGGCGCGATGCCTGGCAGCCAGGTGGTGCCGCACGAAAGCCTGTCCAACCGCGAGTTCGAGGTGCTCCAGCTGCTGGTAGCCGATGTTTCCATGACGGACATCGCCACCAGGCTGAACCTGTCGGTCAAAACTGTCAGCACCCATAAAACCAACCTCATGCAAAAGATGGGGTTGCAAAACCAGAACGAGCTGATCCGCTATGCGCTCAAGCACGGCTTGACGGAGCCGCTGGAGCCCTGA
- a CDS encoding universal stress protein: MSNELKQLLVHADASLQFAQRLEFAGRLAARHGAGITALYASPSASEAIPAASGMGPGLAVRRENVQDTELARARSLFEQLKPVGVPAAWAEIHEFPLVPAFAEQALYADLLVLGQHGPGEGWSTLMPADFPETVIALSGRPAVVLPYTSAKPGLPGNVVIAWKPTRGAARAVTAALPILRNANAVHILSWGADAAAGIGAGPSIVSYLKAHGIQATWQQEETEPENLGDLLLSRAFDLQADLLVMGCYGRSRAHEWVLGGASRTVLKSMTLPVLMAH, encoded by the coding sequence TTGAGCAATGAACTCAAACAGCTGCTGGTCCACGCCGACGCCTCGCTACAATTCGCGCAACGCCTCGAATTTGCCGGCCGGCTTGCCGCCCGGCATGGCGCCGGCATCACCGCACTGTATGCGTCGCCTTCGGCATCGGAGGCGATTCCTGCCGCTTCCGGCATGGGGCCCGGCCTGGCCGTGAGGCGGGAAAACGTGCAAGACACCGAACTGGCACGGGCGCGCTCACTATTCGAGCAGCTCAAACCCGTGGGGGTGCCGGCCGCCTGGGCTGAAATCCATGAATTCCCGCTGGTTCCCGCATTTGCGGAACAGGCGCTCTACGCCGATTTACTGGTGCTGGGTCAGCATGGCCCGGGCGAGGGCTGGTCCACACTCATGCCCGCAGATTTTCCGGAAACCGTGATCGCCCTGAGCGGACGGCCCGCGGTGGTGCTGCCCTATACGTCGGCGAAGCCCGGTTTGCCGGGCAATGTGGTGATTGCCTGGAAACCCACTCGCGGGGCCGCGCGGGCCGTGACGGCGGCCCTGCCCATCCTGCGCAACGCCAATGCCGTGCATATCCTGAGCTGGGGCGCCGATGCCGCCGCAGGCATCGGTGCAGGCCCGAGCATCGTCTCCTACCTCAAAGCCCATGGCATCCAGGCCACCTGGCAACAGGAAGAGACGGAGCCCGAGAACCTGGGTGACCTGCTGTTGTCGCGCGCATTCGACCTGCAGGCGGACTTGCTGGTGATGGGCTGCTATGGCCGTTCCCGCGCCCATGAATGGGTGCTCGGCGGTGCGTCCCGAACCGTACTCAAGAGCATGACCCTGCCTGTATTGATGGCGCATTAA
- a CDS encoding response regulator transcription factor encodes MQHTASPIRVFLADDSALSRRRVAEMLTAQGMVITGQANTPQSAVSGILATQPDVVVLDVQFENGTGMQVLQAVFKTSPTIPFIILSNHAEPAYRARYLAAGALQFLDKSSEFNELGEAAVRLARLQRSGRSISSLQPQEPLCP; translated from the coding sequence ATGCAACACACCGCTTCACCCATCCGGGTTTTCCTGGCCGATGATTCCGCGCTGAGCCGCCGCCGGGTGGCCGAGATGCTCACGGCCCAGGGCATGGTGATCACCGGCCAGGCCAATACGCCACAGTCTGCTGTGTCCGGCATTCTGGCGACACAACCTGACGTTGTGGTGCTGGATGTGCAGTTCGAAAACGGCACGGGGATGCAGGTGCTTCAGGCCGTTTTCAAAACCTCCCCGACTATCCCATTCATCATCCTCAGCAACCATGCGGAGCCGGCCTACCGCGCGCGTTACCTGGCTGCGGGCGCCCTCCAGTTCCTCGACAAAAGCAGCGAATTCAATGAACTCGGCGAAGCCGCAGTCCGGCTTGCGAGGCTGCAACGTTCAGGCCGGTCTATTTCTTCCCTTCAACCCCAGGAGCCGCTATGTCCCTAG
- a CDS encoding helix-turn-helix domain-containing protein has product MSLAQSPAIGASQAENLNSPQGSTIPPLKTHCSNCSLRDICLPCGMKPSDVDVLDNLHFNRTKVKAGQTLYHEGQTFRNIYAVRMGTFKSSLTLADGREQVSGFQMAGELMGLDGVADGAYASNSTAIEDTEVCTIPYDQISGLAATSADLQQAVSRLMSREIVREHSLMMLLGSMNAEERLAAFLLNLSQRLKLRGYSASEFHLRMSRAEIGSYLGMKLETVSRTFSAFQQQGILEVDKRHIRILEAAALQRVFDTRVH; this is encoded by the coding sequence ATGTCCCTAGCTCAATCCCCCGCCATTGGCGCATCGCAAGCGGAGAACCTCAATTCGCCGCAGGGATCCACCATCCCGCCGCTGAAGACCCACTGCTCAAACTGCAGCCTGCGCGACATCTGCCTGCCTTGCGGCATGAAGCCTTCCGATGTGGATGTCCTGGACAACCTTCATTTCAACCGCACCAAGGTCAAGGCGGGACAGACGCTCTACCATGAAGGGCAAACGTTCCGGAACATCTACGCGGTACGCATGGGCACCTTCAAGTCCAGCCTGACGCTGGCAGACGGCCGTGAGCAGGTCAGCGGCTTCCAGATGGCCGGCGAGCTGATGGGCCTGGACGGCGTCGCAGACGGCGCCTACGCCAGCAACTCCACCGCCATTGAAGACACCGAGGTTTGCACCATTCCCTACGACCAGATCAGCGGCCTGGCTGCGACCAGCGCCGACCTGCAGCAGGCTGTCAGCCGGTTGATGAGCCGGGAAATCGTCAGGGAGCACAGCCTGATGATGCTGCTGGGCAGCATGAATGCTGAAGAGCGGCTTGCCGCCTTCCTGCTCAACCTGTCGCAGCGGCTCAAGCTGCGCGGCTACTCAGCCAGCGAATTCCACCTGCGCATGTCGCGCGCCGAAATCGGCAGCTACCTGGGCATGAAGCTGGAAACCGTGAGCCGCACTTTTTCCGCATTCCAGCAGCAGGGCATTCTGGAAGTTGACAAGCGCCATATCCGCATCCTTGAAGCCGCAGCCCTTCAGCGGGTCTTTGATACCCGGGTTCACTGA
- a CDS encoding fatty acid desaturase, with the protein MSIAQTTPLPHRKILRSWLLPVSAKSTGLALALSLMDIVLFSACMAGAVLAGHPAVQVFMATLAGFMIARLFILGHDACHQSFTPHRKLNRWLGRVLFLPSLTPYSLWDVGHNVVHHGYTNLSGFDFVWQPATLNAYQRMPVWKQWLERTYRSGWAPWLYYLVEIWWKRLYFPSQSVMPTRRGIFVADSLLVTAAAAVWAAGLVIAASATGQSTIWLLAVGFFLPLLVWNGLIGFVVYVHHTHTRIAWYDNKKSWSDANPFVSTTVHLTFNSLFGAALHHIMEHTAHHVDMGVPLYRLKKAQALLEEKLPGHIVVQPFSWRWYFDTARRCKLYDFERRQWTDFSGNPTAETMDGIAPASQ; encoded by the coding sequence ATGTCCATTGCCCAAACAACTCCCCTTCCCCACCGAAAAATTCTCCGCTCCTGGCTTCTCCCCGTCTCGGCCAAAAGTACCGGGCTGGCATTGGCCCTGTCCCTGATGGACATCGTCTTGTTCAGCGCCTGCATGGCCGGTGCGGTGCTTGCGGGCCACCCCGCCGTGCAGGTATTCATGGCGACGCTCGCCGGATTCATGATCGCCAGGCTCTTCATCCTCGGTCACGACGCCTGCCATCAAAGCTTTACCCCTCACCGCAAGCTCAACCGCTGGCTGGGGCGCGTGCTTTTTTTGCCGTCGCTCACGCCCTACAGCCTGTGGGATGTCGGGCACAACGTCGTGCACCATGGCTATACCAACCTCAGCGGGTTTGACTTTGTCTGGCAGCCGGCAACCCTGAACGCCTACCAGCGCATGCCTGTCTGGAAGCAGTGGCTGGAGCGCACTTACCGTAGCGGCTGGGCGCCCTGGCTCTACTACCTCGTGGAAATCTGGTGGAAGCGGCTGTACTTTCCGTCCCAAAGCGTGATGCCCACGCGGCGCGGGATTTTTGTGGCGGACAGCTTGCTGGTGACTGCCGCCGCCGCAGTATGGGCCGCGGGCCTTGTGATCGCAGCTTCCGCCACCGGCCAGTCAACGATCTGGCTTTTGGCTGTCGGCTTTTTCCTGCCGCTTCTGGTGTGGAACGGCTTGATCGGTTTTGTCGTTTATGTGCACCACACACATACCCGCATCGCCTGGTATGACAACAAAAAGAGCTGGTCGGATGCCAACCCCTTTGTCTCCACCACCGTGCACCTGACCTTCAACTCACTGTTCGGTGCGGCGCTGCATCACATCATGGAGCACACTGCCCACCATGTGGACATGGGCGTGCCGCTGTACCGGCTGAAAAAGGCCCAGGCCCTGCTAGAGGAAAAATTGCCCGGGCATATCGTGGTGCAGCCTTTTTCCTGGCGCTGGTACTTTGACACGGCGCGCCGCTGCAAACTCTATGACTTCGAACGGCGGCAGTGGACGGATTTTTCCGGCAATCCGACCGCTGAAACAATGGACGGTATTGCGCCGGCGTCTCAGTGA
- the hemN gene encoding oxygen-independent coproporphyrinogen III oxidase, with amino-acid sequence MPAVLPQALRRFDISGPRYTSFPTADRFVEAFTAVDHCRALDDRRARAGASATPLSLYVHVPFCESLCYYCACNKIITKQHSRAAAYLGYLEREVALYTARLGQGQPVSQLHLGGGTPTFLSDAELARLMDMLRRNFDFTPGAEMAIEVDPRTVDNARLAALAALGFNRLSFGVQDFDPDVQKAVHRVQPAEQVFALVAQARALGFESVNVDLIYGLPRQTQTSFARTIRQIEELKPDRIALYAYAHLPERFKPQRHIPLALLPAAEDKAAMLADAMQRFQGAGYRYIGMDHFALENDALAVASREGRLHRNFQGYSTQPDRDLIGLGVSAIGAVGATYSQNAKTLEEYCDLLDQGRFPVARGLALSRDDLARRTVIMAIMCQGRVWFESIELAWMLDFKTYFAPELERLSELEEGGLLRLSDTGIEVTPEGRFVLRAVAMVFDRYLQSDLNRSRFSRII; translated from the coding sequence ATGCCTGCCGTTCTACCCCAAGCCCTGCGCCGGTTCGATATTTCCGGCCCCCGGTATACCTCTTTTCCCACGGCCGACCGCTTTGTCGAAGCCTTCACCGCCGTCGACCACTGCCGCGCGCTGGATGACAGGCGCGCAAGGGCCGGGGCCTCGGCCACGCCGCTGTCACTCTATGTGCACGTTCCGTTTTGCGAATCGCTGTGCTACTACTGCGCCTGCAACAAGATCATCACCAAACAGCACAGCCGCGCCGCCGCCTACCTGGGCTACCTGGAGCGCGAAGTCGCCCTGTACACGGCGCGCCTGGGGCAGGGCCAGCCCGTCAGCCAGCTACACCTGGGCGGCGGCACGCCGACTTTTCTGTCTGATGCAGAGCTCGCGCGGCTCATGGACATGCTCAGGCGCAACTTCGACTTCACACCCGGCGCTGAAATGGCCATCGAGGTGGACCCGCGCACCGTCGACAACGCGCGCCTGGCGGCGCTGGCGGCCCTGGGCTTTAACCGCCTGAGCTTCGGCGTGCAGGACTTCGATCCGGACGTGCAGAAAGCCGTGCACCGCGTCCAGCCCGCCGAACAGGTGTTCGCGCTGGTCGCACAGGCGCGCGCGCTCGGCTTCGAATCCGTCAACGTGGACCTGATCTACGGCCTGCCGCGGCAGACGCAGACCTCCTTCGCGCGCACCATACGGCAGATCGAGGAACTCAAGCCCGACCGTATTGCCCTGTATGCCTACGCCCATTTGCCCGAGCGCTTTAAACCGCAGCGGCACATACCGCTTGCGCTGCTGCCGGCGGCTGAGGACAAGGCTGCCATGCTGGCCGACGCCATGCAGCGCTTTCAGGGCGCCGGCTACCGCTACATCGGCATGGACCACTTCGCGCTCGAGAATGACGCGCTGGCCGTGGCCAGCCGCGAGGGCCGGCTGCACCGTAACTTTCAGGGCTACAGCACACAACCCGATCGGGACCTGATCGGCCTGGGTGTTTCGGCCATAGGCGCGGTCGGCGCTACTTACAGCCAAAACGCCAAGACCCTGGAGGAATACTGCGATCTCCTGGATCAAGGGCGCTTTCCGGTGGCAAGAGGGCTGGCGCTCAGCCGCGACGACCTCGCGCGCCGCACGGTGATCATGGCCATCATGTGCCAGGGACGGGTCTGGTTCGAATCGATAGAGCTCGCGTGGATGCTGGATTTCAAGACCTACTTCGCCCCGGAGCTCGAACGCTTGAGTGAACTGGAAGAAGGCGGTCTGCTGCGGCTGTCCGACACCGGCATTGAGGTGACGCCCGAAGGCCGCTTCGTGCTGCGCGCAGTGGCCATGGTGTTTGACCGCTACCTGCAGTCCGACCTCAACCGCAGCCGCTTCTCGCGCATTATTTGA
- a CDS encoding sulfite exporter TauE/SafE family protein: MSYALFATALLMGLAGGPHCAVMCGAACGGLRRIGGQRRPQSPLVFQAGRLAGYSTAGAAAAAAVQSFAWITEQAAAVKPLWVLFHLAVLGWGLMLVVKASQPAWADRAGRSAWSRVGAVAASRGGMFAVGALWAFMPCSLLYSALLVASLSGGALQGALVMAAFAVGSGASLLLAPRLLAGLRRAGNRLGGQLGVRLAGGVLVLAAAFGLWSDMLHRIALWCGLA; the protein is encoded by the coding sequence GTGTCTTATGCGCTCTTCGCCACTGCTTTGCTGATGGGCCTTGCCGGAGGCCCGCATTGCGCGGTGATGTGCGGCGCGGCCTGCGGCGGCTTGCGGCGCATCGGCGGGCAAAGGCGGCCGCAGTCACCGCTGGTCTTCCAGGCCGGGCGTCTTGCGGGCTATTCCACCGCGGGTGCGGCGGCAGCGGCGGCGGTGCAAAGTTTTGCCTGGATCACGGAACAGGCCGCCGCGGTCAAGCCGCTTTGGGTGCTGTTTCACCTGGCCGTGCTGGGCTGGGGGCTGATGCTGGTGGTCAAAGCCAGCCAGCCGGCCTGGGCCGACCGGGCAGGGCGCTCGGCCTGGTCCCGGGTGGGGGCCGTGGCCGCATCGCGCGGCGGCATGTTTGCGGTGGGCGCGCTGTGGGCCTTCATGCCCTGCAGCCTGCTCTACTCGGCGCTGCTCGTGGCGTCCCTGAGTGGTGGGGCGCTTCAGGGCGCGCTGGTCATGGCAGCTTTTGCGGTGGGTAGCGGTGCTTCTCTGCTGCTGGCGCCCAGGCTGCTGGCCGGGCTGCGACGCGCCGGTAACAGGCTGGGCGGCCAGCTGGGCGTGCGTCTGGCCGGCGGTGTGCTGGTGCTGGCAGCCGCGTTCGGTTTGTGGAGCGACATGTTGCACCGCATCGCGCTGTGGTGCGGGCTGGCCTGA
- a CDS encoding MBL fold metallo-hydrolase RNA specificity domain-containing protein codes for MKIQFLGATDTVTGSKYLVRHVGSTVLVDCGLFQGYKPLRLRNWSPLPVAPAGIDAVILTHAHIDHSGYLPLLARQGFKGKVFCTPATADLCSILLPDAGHLQEEEAEYANRHGFSKHAPALPLYTRDDALRCLKLLHPVPIGKHWHPAPGLNASLTSSGHMVGSSFVQLDNGSRSILFSGDIGRPNDLVLKPPSRMDGADYLVVESTYGDRLHKDSDPLLALGQVINRTAARGGVVVIPAFAVGRAQSLLHCIQVLKAQGVIQRKLPIYLNSPMAAKATQAYLKHKAELRLTSGECEAMAHTAHIVESPEGSRLLNAKHGPMVIIAASGMATGGRVVHHLKAFAPDKRNTIVFAGFQPGGTRGALIAGGAPTVRIHGQDVPVRAEVAMLDDLSAHSDASEIMGWLRGFKSAPKQTFITHGEPAAADAMRQRIERELHWRCHLPCYLESASLD; via the coding sequence ATGAAAATTCAATTTCTGGGTGCCACTGACACCGTTACCGGCTCCAAATACCTGGTCCGGCATGTCGGCTCTACTGTGCTGGTGGATTGCGGCCTGTTCCAGGGCTACAAGCCGCTGCGCCTGCGCAACTGGTCGCCGTTGCCTGTTGCGCCGGCCGGTATTGATGCCGTCATCCTCACGCATGCCCACATAGACCACAGCGGCTACCTGCCGCTGCTGGCACGCCAGGGATTCAAAGGGAAGGTGTTCTGTACGCCCGCTACAGCAGACCTGTGCAGCATCCTGCTGCCCGATGCCGGCCATCTGCAGGAAGAAGAAGCCGAATACGCCAACCGGCACGGTTTTTCAAAGCACGCGCCGGCACTACCCCTGTACACGCGCGATGATGCGCTGCGATGTCTCAAGCTCTTGCACCCGGTGCCCATCGGCAAGCACTGGCATCCGGCGCCGGGCCTCAATGCCAGTCTGACCTCCTCAGGCCACATGGTGGGATCCTCTTTTGTGCAACTGGACAACGGGTCGCGCTCCATCCTGTTTTCCGGCGATATCGGCCGCCCCAACGACCTGGTGCTCAAGCCGCCCTCCCGGATGGACGGCGCGGACTATCTGGTGGTGGAATCCACCTACGGCGATCGCCTGCACAAGGACTCAGACCCCCTGCTCGCGCTGGGCCAGGTGATTAACCGCACGGCGGCGCGTGGCGGCGTGGTGGTGATTCCGGCTTTTGCGGTGGGGCGTGCGCAAAGCCTGTTGCACTGCATCCAGGTGCTCAAGGCGCAGGGCGTCATCCAGCGCAAGCTGCCGATCTACCTCAACAGTCCCATGGCCGCCAAAGCCACGCAGGCTTATCTGAAGCACAAGGCAGAACTGCGCCTTACGTCCGGGGAATGCGAGGCCATGGCGCACACGGCCCACATCGTCGAGTCACCGGAGGGGTCGCGACTGCTCAATGCAAAGCACGGCCCCATGGTCATCATTGCCGCCAGCGGCATGGCGACCGGCGGGCGAGTGGTTCACCACCTCAAGGCCTTTGCGCCCGACAAGCGCAACACCATCGTGTTTGCCGGGTTTCAGCCCGGGGGCACGCGCGGGGCCCTCATCGCCGGCGGTGCGCCCACGGTGCGCATCCATGGCCAGGATGTGCCGGTACGCGCCGAAGTGGCGATGCTGGACGATTTGTCGGCGCATTCGGATGCCTCCGAGATCATGGGCTGGCTGCGCGGCTTCAAATCAGCGCCGAAACAGACTTTCATCACCCATGGCGAACCGGCGGCAGCCGACGCCATGCGCCAGCGCATTGAACGGGAGCTCCACTGGCGCTGTCACCTCCCCTGCTACCTGGAGTCGGCGTCTCTCGACTGA
- a CDS encoding type II secretion system protein: MNNANQPCKRSIKQSGLVLLAVLIFLLLTTLGASAMVELQRTHTQRAKEAELLFVGDQFRRAIKSYYSSVPAGKGQTLPRSLDDLLEDKRFPMPVRHLRRLYPDPMTGEADWVLVQGAGGILGVHSRSTLGAFKKRDFPVQYRDFQDKETYAQWVFVASVN, encoded by the coding sequence ATGAACAACGCAAACCAGCCGTGCAAGCGCTCAATCAAGCAGTCGGGCCTCGTTCTGCTCGCGGTGTTGATTTTTCTGCTGCTCACTACGCTGGGAGCATCGGCCATGGTGGAGCTGCAACGCACGCACACCCAGCGCGCAAAGGAAGCCGAGCTGTTGTTTGTCGGCGATCAATTTCGCCGCGCAATCAAGTCTTACTACAGCAGCGTGCCCGCTGGGAAAGGCCAGACCCTGCCTCGCTCACTCGATGATCTGCTGGAAGACAAACGTTTCCCTATGCCCGTTCGCCATTTGCGCCGCCTCTATCCTGACCCTATGACCGGAGAAGCTGACTGGGTGCTAGTTCAGGGCGCTGGCGGCATCCTTGGTGTGCACAGCCGCTCCACCCTCGGCGCCTTCAAAAAAAGGGACTTCCCGGTACAGTACCGAGACTTTCAGGACAAAGAGACTTATGCGCAATGGGTGTTTGTGGCTTCGGTGAATTGA
- a CDS encoding type II secretion system protein, with the protein MKQSGQRGFTLIELLVSLAIVGLLAMMALPLTQVVQTRAKEAELRQGLRVIRQALDSYKAASDAGVIDKSVGTSGYPPSLEVLVTGVPRSAAFGFSAQPFVVLRRIPRDPFAEDPALSDVQTWNTRAYNSRADAPRPGSDVFDVSSKSPRHGLDGSAYSAW; encoded by the coding sequence ATGAAGCAGTCCGGGCAACGAGGCTTCACGCTGATAGAGCTCCTCGTCTCGCTGGCCATCGTCGGCCTGCTGGCCATGATGGCGCTCCCTTTGACCCAGGTGGTGCAGACACGCGCCAAAGAAGCGGAGCTTAGACAAGGCTTACGCGTCATACGCCAGGCGCTGGATAGCTACAAAGCGGCTTCCGATGCTGGTGTCATTGACAAGAGTGTCGGCACCTCCGGTTATCCGCCGTCGTTGGAGGTGCTCGTCACAGGGGTCCCACGCTCGGCTGCGTTTGGTTTTTCGGCCCAGCCTTTTGTAGTGCTGCGCAGGATACCGCGCGATCCTTTCGCAGAAGACCCGGCCCTCAGCGACGTGCAGACATGGAACACCCGCGCCTACAACAGCCGAGCCGACGCTCCGCGGCCCGGCTCGGACGTGTTTGACGTTTCCTCGAAATCCCCCAGGCACGGACTGGATGGTTCGGCTTATAGCGCCTGGTGA
- a CDS encoding type II secretion system protein: MIPLLSSLRAADLRTTAGFRRKAGHRHARNSFETGFTLIELLVVFSILALLLTLATPRYFNALDGGKEKVQAQNLATLRDAIDKFRADQGKYPAQLQEVVDKRYLREIPLDPVSGSRVWETLPVPNSSEPGIYDVRAPNAASPSQSPENAPPSPTGDTP; the protein is encoded by the coding sequence GTGATCCCTCTCCTTAGCAGCTTGCGCGCGGCAGACTTGCGAACGACCGCCGGCTTTAGGCGCAAGGCGGGCCACCGTCATGCGAGGAATTCCTTCGAAACCGGCTTCACGCTCATAGAGCTGCTGGTGGTGTTCTCCATCCTTGCGCTGCTGCTGACACTTGCCACGCCGCGTTACTTCAATGCCCTGGATGGCGGCAAGGAAAAAGTCCAGGCGCAGAACCTGGCTACGCTGCGTGACGCCATCGACAAGTTTCGTGCTGACCAAGGCAAGTATCCGGCTCAGCTCCAGGAAGTGGTGGACAAGCGCTACTTGCGCGAGATCCCGCTGGATCCGGTGTCCGGCTCCCGGGTGTGGGAGACCTTGCCCGTTCCAAACAGTTCGGAGCCCGGCATTTACGACGTTCGTGCACCCAATGCAGCCAGTCCATCGCAGTCTCCGGAAAACGCACCTCCGTCGCCGACAGGAGACACACCATGA